The following DNA comes from Candidatus Thiodictyon syntrophicum.
CAGTCGTCGCGCTGGGTCGGCGGCACCTACAGCTCATTGAGCTCTGAGCACCTCGAGCGACTGCTCAGGCAGGCGGAAGTCGACAACCCCAACATCCGGATCCGCACCGGCGCCAGGGTCCGGGCGAGCGACGCAACGTCCGCCACCCTTGAAGACGGAACGGTGCTGCGCGGACGCCTGGTGATCGATGCCCGTGGGCCGGAGAGTCGCACGGGCGCAAGCGGCGGCGGCTACCAGAAGTTCTTGGGCCTGGAGTGCAAGCTGCGCCGCCCGGCGCCGATCACTGCACCGATCCTGATGGACACACGCTGCACCCAAAGGAACGGCTTCCGCTTCCTGTATGTGCTACCGTTCGCACCAGATCGTGTGCTTGTCGAGGACACCTATTTTTCCAATAGTCCCGAGATCGACGCCGACGCGTTACGCGCCCCGCTCGTCGCCGATGCCGCCGCCATGGGGTTGGACATCGAGCGGGTCTTGCGTACCGAGGTCGGCGTGCTGCCGATGCCCTCGCGCAACGTGTTTAATCCGCAAGCCCGCGGTCCGATTCAAGGTGGGTACACCGGTGGCTGGTTCAATCCCGGTACCGGTTACTCGTTTGCGGCGGCGATCCGTCTCGCCGAGCACCTTTCGCAGACGCCGATCGAACAGGTTTTTGGGCCGCAGTGGCGGGGACTCGTTCGCCGCATGCGTGTCCAGGCGGTCTTTTTCGCCTTCCTGAATCTGCTGATGTTCGGCTTTTTCCATGATGCGCAGAGGCGCAAGCTCATGGAGCGGTTCTATCTCCTGCCTGACCCGGTCATCCACCGCTTCTTCGCGATGGAAACCACCCTGGCGGATCAGTGGCGCATCCTCTGGGTGGGGGCGCCGTGGACACCGAAGGGGTGGGCGCGACGCCCAGAGACACAACCGCCAGTAACCAGCGAATAGCGGGGGCGGGACCGGAGTCGCCTGGTATCCGTTGCGCCCCGGGAGCGCCCGCGTCAGCGGCGCGCCGGGGCGTGCGGGATCTTGCCCGGTATCTGCGCTGATAAACTCACATCACCGGATGGATAGTAATGTGTCGCGGGTCGCGGCTTGGCTCACCTCCGGCGGCGGACGTGCTTACTTGGTCAAGCCGAAAATGTGCATCAACCACGCGGCGGACACGAAGAAAGCGACGGCGGTGAAACAGACCTTGAGGTAAAACCGAGCGTTCGCCAGCAGTGTCTTGCGTATGTCGTGACTGCTCGTGAGTTGCGGGGGGGGCGCCTGCCCAGCCGATTGCGTACCCTCGACCCGCGGTTCAGCCGGCATCAAGGCATAGGGCGCCACGCGCGAGACCTTGAAAAACTGGATGTCGGATTCGGCCCCCGCCTTTTCGATCACCACAAACTCGGTATTGGCGTCGAGGCTGCAATCGGTAGCGAAGCGCAAGGCGAAATCTTCGATGCTTTCGGCGGCCCCAAGGTATTCCCAGGACTTGGATTTGTCCGGCCAAGTTCGTCTCCCCGCGTAGTTCATGTGATGACCCTCATTGACTTAAATGATGTTCAGGCGTTTGACCCGCGCGCTCACGATGAGTCGGCGGCATGCTGCGATCTCGCTCCTAAAGCGGGCGCGAAAACCTTCCAATACTAACGATTCGCTCAAGTTGGTGCAAACCATGCAATAATTAGGTGTTGGTGTTCTGGATCAGGTTCAACCCACCCACCTCAACCCTCGCCGGCAAGGGGGCAAGAAAGTCGGCGCCTTGTGCTGCTGAGTCGAGCCGCGAGCCAAGGGGAACTGAACGATGACAGTTCCGGCGTGGCCCAGGCCCCGGCGCCTGGGGGCAGGCGTTTTCGCTGGCCCTAGCGCCGATCGTCGGGCGCGCCCGCAAACATCCACCGATCGCCACCCCCGCCGCCCCTCCTGGATAAAGGCGGGAGCGGAAGCTCACAATGACGGCCGCCGCAAGAATAACGATGGGCGGTGCGGGCCTACCCGCGGACCTGCGATCAAGTATCCGGGCTAGCTTACCAGTTGCCCAAGTTGGTGCAAACCCTGTAAACTGGAAAGTTCAGAATCCAGATTCTAAATTTAGACGCTCTGTACTGGGCGGCGTAGTAACCTGACAAGGCGGGCCAATGGGTAAGAAACGAGTCGTCATCATTGGGGCCGGTATGGGCGGCCTGACCGCCGCGCTCAAGCTGGCGGTCCAAGGACTCAACGTGACGCTGGTGGAGCGCGGTACGCACTGCGGCGGAAAGCTCCGCGAGCAACATAGCGGCGAGCGCAGCTACTACACCGGCCCCACCGTCCTGACCATGCCCTGGGTGTTCGAGAAGATCTTCGCCGAGGCCGGTGCGGCGTTTCGCGACCACGTCGTGTTGCACCGCGCCGTGGTGCTTGCCCGCCATGCTTGGGGCCCGGATCAGCGGCTGGATCTCTATACCGACCACGAACGTTCGGCGCAGGCCATCGGCGAGTTCGCGGGCGCGGCCGAGGCCGCGGGTTTTCTCCGGTTTGCCCAACATGCCAAGCGGGTATTCAGCGCGCTGGAGGGTCCGTTCATGCTCTCGCCGCGGCCGACCCCGATCTCGATCTTCGGCCGTTTTGGTGTGAGTGATCTCGGCGAGCTGATGCAGATCAAGGCACTCACGACGCTGTGGAGCGCCTTAGGTGGTTTTTTCAAAGACCAGCGTCTGCGCCAGTTGTTCGGACGCTATGCGACCTATGTCGGCTCGTCGCCATATCTTTCGCCGGCCACGCTGATGCTGATCGCGGATGTCGAAAGCCGTGGCGTGCATGCTATTGAGGGGGGAATTCACCGCTTGCCGGAGGCGCTGGCCGTGCTTGGTGCGCAGCACGGCGTGACGTTCCGGTATCGCGAGCCGGCCGCCGAAATCGTCGTGCGCGGTGGGCGGGTGGCCGGCGTGCGGCTTGCCAGCGGTGAGCATCTTGACGCCGATGTGGTCGTGTTTAACGGTGACGCGGCGGCCATCGGGGCCGGGTTGATGGGCCGGCAGGTGAGCCGAGCGATCCCGCCGGTCGCTGCCGGCAAACGCTCTCATTCGGTGGTCACATGGAATCTTGTGGCCAAGCCGCAGGGCTTCCCGCTCCAGTACCATAACGTTTTTTTCCCGCCGGACTACGCGCAGGAGTTTCATGCCGTTTTCGATGAGCTGCGGCTGCCGTCGGACCCGACCGTCTACATTTGCGCGCAGGATCGGGGCAATCCCGACGCTGCCGCTCCCCAAGGTCCCGAGCGGCTACTGTTGGTGGTCAACGCGCCGGCCCGGGGCGACACCCAAACCATTGCCGACAGTGACATTCGCCGGTGCGAAGCGCGGGTCTTTGGCCTGCTGGAGCACTGCGGCCTGACCCTGGAGCAAACCTGTGAGGCCGTGATCACGACGCCCGCGCATTTCGAGCGGAGCTACCCGGCCTCCGGCGGTGCCGTATTCGGGCGGGCCTCCCATGGTTGGCGCGCATCGTTTGACCGCCCCGGTGCCAAGACCCGCATCCCCGGCCTGTACTTGGCGGGCGGGACCGTCCACCCGGGGGCCGGCATACCAATGGCGGCCATCTCGGGCGGTATCGCGGCCGCTACCGTGCTCGCGGATCTCGCTGGGCACTGATAAGGCGTCGCAGTGAGGCTGGACTCAGACCCTTTGACCTGCCCGGCCTACGATAGCTCGACCGGTTGGAACTGCTCAACCCGACTCAGACGTACCGCGGCCGCCTTCCGGGGGCCGCAAGGGGAATGCCGAAGCGATGTCTGAGAAACGCATTGTCGTCATCGGGGCTGGGATCGGCGGATTGGCTGCGGCATTGCGCCTGGCGGCGCGCGGGTTGGATGTCACGCTGGTTGAACGCACCGCATTCCCTGGGGGCAAGATTCGCCAAGTCATGGTTGGAGCGGCGGCGATGGATGCCGGACCGACCGTGGTCACAATGCGGCCCGTGTTCGAGGAGCTGTTTGCCTATGCCGGCACCTCCCTGGACGCGCATGTGACGTTACGCCGCGCCGACATCCTTGCACGGCACGCGTGGAGCGAGGATGAGCGGCTGGACCTGTACGCCGACCTCGAGTGCTCTGCCGACGCCATCGGCCGCTTTGCGGGCGTCAAACAGGCGCTGCTCTTTCGCGCCTTCTGCGCGCGTGCAAGCGACATGTACCGGACCCTCGAGCAGGCATTTATCCACCGGGCCAATCCGACCCCGCTGTCGCTGGTGCTGGATTCCGGACTCTTCAATGTCGCCAGGCTTAGACCCTACTCGACGCTCTGGCGCGATCTCGGCCGCTATTTTCCCGATCAACGCCTGCGCCAGTTGTTCGGCCGCTACGCGACTTATGTGGGCTCATCACCGTTCCAGGCCCCGCCGACGCTCGGTATCGTGGCCCATGTGGAGTTAGCCGGTGTCTGGATGATTGACGGCGGCACCTACCGTTTACCGCAAGCGCTGGCAGCCTTGGCCGCCGCGCGCGGCGTCAGGTTTCGCTACGGGATTGACGTGTGTGCGATCGACGTCAGCCGGGGGCGGGCGCGCAGCGTTCAACTGAGCAACGGAGAATGCCTTGAAGCTGACGGTATCGTCTGCAATGCTGATGTGGCCACCCTCGCGGCCGGGTTATTCGGTCCGAATGTCAAGCGCGCGGCGCGTGCGACGCCGGTTGCGTCGCGCTCGTTGTCGGCGGTGACCTGGAACCTGTATACGCGGACCACGGGGTTACCGCTGGTGCGGCACAACGTCTTCTTCTGCCGCAACTATGCGGCCGAATTCGATGCCATCTTCAAGCGCGGTCGCCTGCCCGACGAGGCGACCGTCTACATCTGCGCGCAGGATCGCGATGATCTTGGCAACCTTTCAGTCGATGGCCGCGAGCGGCTGCTGTGTCTGGTGAATGCGCCGCCGCGCGGCGACCAGAAGCCTTTTGATTCCGTGGAGATCACTACATGCGAGGAGAATACAGTCAAACTGCTGGCACGTTGCGGCCTGAACCTGGCGTGGCAGCCGGAGAGCGCGGTCGTCACTACACCGATGCAGTTCAACCGGATGTTCCCGGCGACGGGGGGCTCCCTGTACGGGCGGGCCTCACACGGATGGCGGGGGCCATTCAGCCGGTCGGGGGCGCGCAGCCGGGTGCCGGGGCTCTATCTGGTGGGGGGGAGCGTGCATCCGGGTCCGGGGATGCCGATGGCGGCGATCTCCGGTCGCTTGGCCGCGGAGGCCGTGCTGCAGGACCTGACTTCGGTGTGAGCGTCGGTCCCCGGGGCTATGCCTGGTGGTATGTCGATGCGCTGAGCGACGACGGGCGCCACGGGTTGACGCTGATCGCATTCGTCGGCAGCGTGTTTTCGCCGTATTATTTCAGAGGCCGCCGTCGCGGCCTGGACAATCCGCACGACTATTGCTCACTGAATGTCTGTCTCTACGGCACACATCGGCGTTGGACCATGACTGAGCGGCGGTCGAAGGCGGTGATCCAGGAAGCCGCCGCGCTGACCATCGGGCCGAGTGCGCTGCGTTGGAACGCCGATGGCACGCTGACCATCGCTATTGACGAAATCGGCACGCCACTGCCGCAGCGGGTGCGCGGCCGGATCCGCGTGACGCCGCTGTTCGTCAATGAGCGGGCCTTCACCCTCGATAGTAACGGACGCCATCAGTGGCGCCCGATCGCGCCGAGCGCCCGCGTCGAGGTCGAACTGTCCCGGCCAGACCTGAGTTGGAGCGGTCACGCCTATTTCGATCGCAACTGGGGCACCGAGCCACTCGAAGATGCCTTCGTTTACTGGGACTGGTCGCGGGCGAGTATGGGGGAGGAGAGTGCGATCCTTTATCACGTCGACCGCCGCAGCGACGGGCCGCTATCGCTGGCCTTGCGGTTCGCAGCCGACGGCACCTTAAGCGAATTCGAGCCGCCGCCGAACCACCGCTTGCCGCGCACACCGATCTGGCAAGTTGCGCGCAGCAGCCAAGCCGATGCAGACCATCCGCCGAAGATTGTCAAGACGTTGGAAGACACGCCATTCTACTCGCGCTCAGTGATCGCGTCACACCTGCTGGACCGGCCGGTTACCGCCGTGCATGAGAGCCTGTCGCTGGACCGTTTTCGCTCGCGCTGGGTCCAGCATCTGCTGCCTTACCGCATGCCCCGGCGCTGACGCCGAGGCCTGAGCGCCCGGCGGCTTCGTCGGGTTGGGGTCGCCGCCTGAGTGTGTCGTTGGCGCGCAGGTTCGCCGCTGGCGGGAGCGGAGGGTGACAAGGCGTAGGGACCCCCGCGCGGGCGATCCGCGGCGTTGCCGCGGATCGGCCCAAGCGCCAAGGCTAGGGTAGCTGATCAAGTCCGAATTGCGATGGCCCCCGGGGCTGATCGCGCTGCCTACGCAGGGCCAGCGGCGCAATCGCCACCAGTGCCGCCAACAGCAGCGCAATCTCGATGCCATAGACCAGTCGATAAGCGAGCGAGGGAGCGATCAGCGATCCTCCGGCCATCCAGCCGCTGAACAGGTCGCGCATCGAACCGCCCAAAGCAATCGCGACACCTTGGCAGGTCGCTTGCACCGCCCCCCAGGCGCCCAGTGCCAGACCGGCGTGGCCCGTCTCCGCCAGCCCCATGGCCGCGGTCAGGGTACCCACGCTAAACAGCCCGGTGCCCAGTCCGAGCAGTCCGGTACCGATCCGAAATACCAGGGGCGAATCGACGGTGGCGGCGAAGATGACGAGGCCGAAGCCGGGGATACCGATCAGCGCGCCGGCGGCGGCAATGCGGAACGAGTCGCCGCCGTGGCTCAATAAATAAGCCGA
Coding sequences within:
- the crtY gene encoding lycopene beta-cyclase CrtY, which gives rise to MTSRPSEQNDADYLLIGGGLQNALILLALAKRNPTATVLMLEQDQSLGGNHIWSFQALDLPVAARSWAAPVAEYTWPGYQLYFHQSSRWVGGTYSSLSSEHLERLLRQAEVDNPNIRIRTGARVRASDATSATLEDGTVLRGRLVIDARGPESRTGASGGGYQKFLGLECKLRRPAPITAPILMDTRCTQRNGFRFLYVLPFAPDRVLVEDTYFSNSPEIDADALRAPLVADAAAMGLDIERVLRTEVGVLPMPSRNVFNPQARGPIQGGYTGGWFNPGTGYSFAAAIRLAEHLSQTPIEQVFGPQWRGLVRRMRVQAVFFAFLNLLMFGFFHDAQRRKLMERFYLLPDPVIHRFFAMETTLADQWRILWVGAPWTPKGWARRPETQPPVTSE
- the crtD gene encoding 1-hydroxycarotenoid 3,4-desaturase CrtD, with translation MGKKRVVIIGAGMGGLTAALKLAVQGLNVTLVERGTHCGGKLREQHSGERSYYTGPTVLTMPWVFEKIFAEAGAAFRDHVVLHRAVVLARHAWGPDQRLDLYTDHERSAQAIGEFAGAAEAAGFLRFAQHAKRVFSALEGPFMLSPRPTPISIFGRFGVSDLGELMQIKALTTLWSALGGFFKDQRLRQLFGRYATYVGSSPYLSPATLMLIADVESRGVHAIEGGIHRLPEALAVLGAQHGVTFRYREPAAEIVVRGGRVAGVRLASGEHLDADVVVFNGDAAAIGAGLMGRQVSRAIPPVAAGKRSHSVVTWNLVAKPQGFPLQYHNVFFPPDYAQEFHAVFDELRLPSDPTVYICAQDRGNPDAAAPQGPERLLLVVNAPARGDTQTIADSDIRRCEARVFGLLEHCGLTLEQTCEAVITTPAHFERSYPASGGAVFGRASHGWRASFDRPGAKTRIPGLYLAGGTVHPGAGIPMAAISGGIAAATVLADLAGH
- the crtD gene encoding 1-hydroxycarotenoid 3,4-desaturase CrtD, with the translated sequence MSEKRIVVIGAGIGGLAAALRLAARGLDVTLVERTAFPGGKIRQVMVGAAAMDAGPTVVTMRPVFEELFAYAGTSLDAHVTLRRADILARHAWSEDERLDLYADLECSADAIGRFAGVKQALLFRAFCARASDMYRTLEQAFIHRANPTPLSLVLDSGLFNVARLRPYSTLWRDLGRYFPDQRLRQLFGRYATYVGSSPFQAPPTLGIVAHVELAGVWMIDGGTYRLPQALAALAAARGVRFRYGIDVCAIDVSRGRARSVQLSNGECLEADGIVCNADVATLAAGLFGPNVKRAARATPVASRSLSAVTWNLYTRTTGLPLVRHNVFFCRNYAAEFDAIFKRGRLPDEATVYICAQDRDDLGNLSVDGRERLLCLVNAPPRGDQKPFDSVEITTCEENTVKLLARCGLNLAWQPESAVVTTPMQFNRMFPATGGSLYGRASHGWRGPFSRSGARSRVPGLYLVGGSVHPGPGMPMAAISGRLAAEAVLQDLTSV
- a CDS encoding carotenoid 1,2-hydratase — encoded protein: MSVGPRGYAWWYVDALSDDGRHGLTLIAFVGSVFSPYYFRGRRRGLDNPHDYCSLNVCLYGTHRRWTMTERRSKAVIQEAAALTIGPSALRWNADGTLTIAIDEIGTPLPQRVRGRIRVTPLFVNERAFTLDSNGRHQWRPIAPSARVEVELSRPDLSWSGHAYFDRNWGTEPLEDAFVYWDWSRASMGEESAILYHVDRRSDGPLSLALRFAADGTLSEFEPPPNHRLPRTPIWQVARSSQADADHPPKIVKTLEDTPFYSRSVIASHLLDRPVTAVHESLSLDRFRSRWVQHLLPYRMPRR